A part of Bosea sp. (in: a-proteobacteria) genomic DNA contains:
- the miaB gene encoding tRNA (N6-isopentenyl adenosine(37)-C2)-methylthiotransferase MiaB, giving the protein MSRKLFIKSYGCQMNVYDGQRMADVLAPEGFVETARQEDADLVILNTCHIREKAVDKVYSELGRVREVKDARAELGLGTRIVVAGCVAQAEGAEIQRRQTAVDLVVGPQSYHRLPALLAEAASRRVVDTEFPVEDKFSVLPAPDLARTRSRGVTAFLTVQEGCDKFCAFCVVPYTRGAEVSRPVARILDEASALAAAGVRELTVIGQNVNAYHGEGPDGRVWPLWRLLERLAGIPGVARLRYTTSHPNDMDEGLVAAHRDLPALMPYLHLPVQSGSDRVLAAMNRKHTADAYRRVIDKVKQARGDIALSSDFIVGFPGETDADFEDTMRLIDDVRFASSFSFKYSVRPGTPAAESGDQVPEAVKTERLARLQARVEEHRQEFNAAMIGRQTEILLERKGRQPGQLTGKTPWLQTVQIDGEGCHPGDMVAVEIVARSTNSLFGQPVSPAGQPCEADAVPA; this is encoded by the coding sequence ATGTCCCGGAAGCTGTTCATCAAATCCTATGGCTGCCAGATGAACGTCTATGACGGGCAGCGCATGGCCGATGTGCTGGCGCCCGAAGGCTTCGTCGAGACCGCCCGGCAGGAGGATGCGGATCTCGTCATCCTCAACACCTGCCACATCCGCGAGAAGGCCGTCGACAAGGTCTATTCCGAGCTTGGCCGCGTGCGCGAGGTCAAGGACGCTCGCGCCGAGCTTGGCCTTGGCACGCGCATCGTCGTCGCCGGCTGCGTGGCGCAGGCGGAAGGCGCGGAGATCCAGCGGCGCCAGACGGCGGTGGATCTCGTGGTGGGCCCGCAGAGCTATCATCGCCTGCCGGCCCTGCTCGCCGAAGCCGCATCCCGGCGCGTGGTCGACACCGAGTTTCCGGTCGAGGACAAGTTCTCCGTGCTGCCGGCGCCGGACTTGGCCCGCACCCGCTCGCGAGGGGTCACCGCCTTCCTCACGGTGCAGGAAGGCTGCGACAAGTTCTGCGCCTTCTGCGTCGTGCCCTATACGCGCGGCGCGGAGGTCTCGCGGCCGGTCGCGCGCATTCTTGACGAGGCGTCTGCCCTCGCGGCGGCCGGCGTGCGTGAACTCACCGTCATCGGGCAGAACGTCAATGCCTATCATGGCGAAGGCCCCGACGGGCGCGTGTGGCCGCTCTGGCGGCTCCTCGAGCGGCTGGCCGGGATCCCGGGCGTCGCCAGGCTGCGTTACACCACAAGCCATCCCAACGACATGGACGAGGGCCTGGTCGCGGCGCATCGCGACCTGCCGGCCTTGATGCCGTATCTGCATCTTCCCGTGCAGTCGGGCTCCGACCGCGTGCTCGCGGCGATGAACCGCAAGCACACCGCCGACGCCTACCGCCGCGTGATCGACAAGGTGAAGCAGGCACGCGGCGACATCGCGCTGTCATCCGATTTCATCGTGGGCTTCCCCGGCGAGACGGACGCCGACTTCGAGGACACGATGCGGTTGATCGACGATGTGCGCTTCGCCTCGAGCTTTTCCTTCAAGTACTCGGTCAGGCCCGGCACGCCGGCGGCCGAATCCGGCGACCAGGTGCCCGAGGCGGTCAAGACCGAGCGGCTCGCCCGCCTGCAGGCGCGCGTCGAGGAGCACAGGCAGGAATTCAACGCCGCGATGATCGGCCGCCAGACCGAGATCCTGCTCGAGCGCAAGGGCCGCCAGCCGGGTCAGCTCACAGGAAAGACCCCCTGGCTCCAGACCGTGCAGATTGACGGCGAAGGCTGTCATCCGGGCGACATGGTGGCGGTGGAGATTGTGGCCAGGTCCACAAATTCGCTGTTCGGCCAGCCCGTTTCGCCCGCCGGACAGCCGTGCGAAGCTGACGCAGTGCCGGCGTGA
- the tsaB gene encoding tRNA (adenosine(37)-N6)-threonylcarbamoyltransferase complex dimerization subunit type 1 TsaB has translation MRILAIDTALGSCAACVLESGASEPLAAEQLLLERGHAEALMPMLARVMERVDGGFSSLSRVAVTVGPGSFTGLRVGLSAARAIGLSAALPVVGVSTLAAYCAAMMGREAGRIAAAAIDARHGTVYFQAIAPGGVALGPACQCSCRDAVRLIGAGPVSLAGSGATQVAQAAWSIGLDAVVVDNSPGPGILWVARLGLVADPATAAPRPLYLRAADAQPQDNGRLARQ, from the coding sequence ATGCGCATCCTGGCGATCGACACCGCGCTTGGCTCCTGCGCCGCCTGCGTCCTGGAATCGGGCGCGTCGGAGCCGCTCGCCGCCGAGCAGCTTCTTCTCGAGCGCGGCCATGCCGAAGCGCTGATGCCGATGCTGGCGCGGGTGATGGAACGCGTCGATGGCGGCTTTTCCTCGCTCTCGCGCGTGGCGGTCACGGTCGGTCCCGGCAGCTTCACGGGATTGCGCGTGGGCCTGTCAGCGGCGCGGGCCATCGGCCTGTCCGCCGCATTGCCGGTGGTGGGGGTCAGCACGCTGGCAGCCTATTGCGCGGCCATGATGGGGCGCGAGGCCGGGCGCATTGCTGCGGCCGCCATCGACGCCCGTCACGGCACTGTCTATTTTCAGGCCATCGCGCCCGGCGGCGTGGCGCTCGGCCCGGCCTGCCAGTGCAGCTGCAGGGACGCCGTCCGGCTGATCGGCGCAGGCCCGGTCAGCCTGGCCGGCTCGGGCGCCACGCAGGTGGCGCAGGCGGCCTGGTCGATCGGGCTCGATGCCGTTGTGGTGGACAACTCGCCAGGGCCGGGCATTCTCTGGGTCGCCCGGCTGGGCCTGGTGGCCGATCCAGCGACGGCCGCGCCGCGCCCGCTTTACCTGCGGGCCGCCGACGCCCAGCCCCAGGACAATGGCAGGTTGGCGCGGCAGTGA
- a CDS encoding GNAT family N-acetyltransferase has product MKLLERLFGRARLNIEALGPAHAPGMARLHGESFAHGWDMPELSRMLTDPATLGDGLFSGDARQPSAFVLSRLAADEAEVLTICVDASERGRGLGRMLLDRHLHNLERRGIARLFLEVESGNKPALALYRRFGFVQVGERPGYYARPDGSRALALIMRRDLG; this is encoded by the coding sequence ATGAAGCTGCTGGAACGCCTGTTCGGACGAGCCCGGCTGAACATCGAGGCGCTGGGACCGGCGCACGCGCCCGGCATGGCGCGCCTGCATGGCGAGAGCTTCGCGCATGGTTGGGACATGCCGGAACTGTCGCGCATGCTCACCGATCCTGCGACGCTGGGGGACGGCTTGTTCTCCGGCGATGCGCGCCAGCCCAGCGCCTTCGTGTTGTCCCGCCTGGCGGCGGACGAGGCCGAGGTCCTCACCATCTGCGTCGATGCAAGCGAGCGCGGCCGTGGCCTTGGGCGCATGCTTCTCGACCGCCACTTGCATAATCTCGAGCGTCGCGGCATTGCGCGGCTGTTCCTGGAAGTCGAATCCGGCAACAAGCCGGCCCTCGCGCTTTACCGCCGCTTCGGCTTTGTGCAGGTGGGTGAAAGGCCTGGCTATTATGCGCGCCCGGATGGGTCACGGGCGCTGGCGCTGATCATGCGCCGCGATCTGGGTTGA
- a CDS encoding 1-acyl-sn-glycerol-3-phosphate acyltransferase, with the protein MTHSDLSAEARPAPAVLPGSRWTAKAVARLGLIGLAAMPLVPAQMLVAKAMPRRSHVIPRLFHRMVCRIMGVRFVVDGMPPARLSRTLVVANHISWLDISVIGSQQPLSFIAKSEIAGWPGVGMLARLQDTIFVDRSRRAATAATASQMGARLMNGDSMVLFAEGTTSDGSRIKPFRSSLLGAVKEALGPDGEGEITVQPLAVLYMGQHGIPGGRAGRARLAWYGDMALGPHVRDVLSGGPIDVRLIWGEPIRMGRGHSRKEVARLAEQAIKRAAVTHFTGRSRDSRSAD; encoded by the coding sequence ATGACGCATTCCGATCTGTCCGCCGAGGCGCGACCCGCTCCGGCCGTGCTGCCGGGCAGCCGCTGGACCGCCAAGGCCGTGGCGCGCCTCGGCCTCATCGGCCTTGCGGCCATGCCGCTGGTCCCGGCGCAGATGCTGGTGGCGAAGGCCATGCCGCGCCGCAGCCATGTCATCCCGCGCCTTTTCCACCGCATGGTCTGCCGCATCATGGGTGTGCGCTTTGTGGTCGATGGCATGCCGCCGGCCAGGCTCTCGCGTACATTGGTCGTCGCGAACCACATCTCATGGCTCGACATTTCCGTGATCGGCTCGCAGCAGCCCCTGTCCTTCATCGCCAAGTCCGAGATCGCGGGCTGGCCGGGGGTGGGCATGCTGGCCCGCCTGCAGGACACCATCTTCGTCGACCGCTCCCGCCGCGCCGCCACGGCCGCCACGGCCTCCCAGATGGGCGCGCGCCTGATGAACGGCGACAGCATGGTGCTCTTTGCCGAGGGCACCACGAGCGATGGCTCGCGCATCAAGCCCTTCCGCTCGTCATTGCTTGGCGCGGTCAAGGAAGCCCTTGGCCCCGATGGCGAGGGCGAGATCACGGTGCAGCCGCTCGCCGTGCTCTACATGGGCCAGCATGGCATCCCCGGCGGCCGCGCCGGCCGCGCGCGCCTCGCCTGGTATGGCGACATGGCGCTGGGCCCGCATGTGCGCGACGTTCTGTCGGGAGGCCCGATCGATGTGCGCCTGATCTGGGGCGAGCCCATCCGCATGGGCCGCGGGCATTCCCGCAAGGAGGTCGCGCGCCTCGCCGAGCAGGCGATCAAGCGGGCCGCCGTAACCCATTTCACCGGACGCAGCCGCGATTCAAGGTCCGCCGATTGA
- a CDS encoding NifU family protein has protein sequence MFIQTEATPNPATLKFIPGRTVMAEGTLDMRDEGSAARSPLAIRLFGVPGVSGVFFGSDFVTVTKAAGEWQHLKPAILGAIMEHFMSGQPIVVGAAPETSEEDGEFFEEKDARTVETIKDLLETRIRPAVAGDGGDITFRGFRDGIVFLAMKGSCAGCPSSTATLKHGIQNLLKHFLPDVREVQQI, from the coding sequence ATGTTCATCCAGACGGAAGCCACGCCGAATCCGGCGACCCTCAAATTCATTCCAGGCCGCACCGTGATGGCCGAAGGCACGCTCGACATGCGCGACGAGGGCAGCGCGGCGCGCTCCCCTCTGGCCATCCGCCTTTTCGGCGTGCCCGGCGTCAGCGGCGTCTTCTTCGGCTCCGATTTCGTGACCGTGACCAAGGCGGCCGGCGAATGGCAGCATCTCAAGCCGGCCATTCTGGGCGCCATCATGGAGCATTTCATGTCCGGCCAGCCCATCGTGGTCGGGGCCGCACCGGAAACCTCCGAGGAGGATGGCGAATTCTTCGAGGAGAAGGACGCCAGGACGGTCGAAACCATCAAGGACCTGCTGGAGACGCGCATCCGCCCTGCCGTGGCGGGCGATGGCGGCGACATCACCTTCCGCGGCTTCAGGGATGGCATCGTCTTTCTGGCGATGAAGGGCTCGTGCGCGGGTTGTCCCTCCTCGACGGCGACGCTCAAGCACGGCATCCAGAACCTTCTGAAGCATTTCCTGCCGGACGTGCGCGAAGTGCAGCAGATCTGA